One window from the genome of Mucilaginibacter ginsenosidivorans encodes:
- a CDS encoding cytochrome C: protein MEDKSYVTLFIDDDVQPLGTFPAPVSFDLDTKKLADGPHVLKVVSKDHRGKEGIKTIPFIVRNGPAIAIEGIKKDEVVDGVLPLMINAYGKGDQKTFMLHGSETPQSIPAWFIILLIAFTAWAAYYLITSGAITLFK, encoded by the coding sequence ATGGAAGATAAAAGTTATGTGACCCTCTTTATTGATGATGACGTTCAACCTTTAGGGACTTTTCCTGCTCCGGTATCATTTGATCTGGACACTAAAAAGCTGGCGGATGGGCCTCATGTTCTTAAAGTCGTCAGTAAGGACCACAGGGGCAAAGAAGGTATTAAAACCATACCGTTTATCGTACGAAACGGCCCGGCGATAGCGATAGAAGGGATTAAAAAAGATGAAGTCGTTGATGGAGTCCTTCCTTTGATGATTAATGCCTACGGAAAAGGAGATCAGAAAACATTTATGTTACACGGCAGTGAAACCCCGCAAAGTATTCCTGCCTGGTTCATCATTTTACTGATCGCATTTACCGCCTGGGCTGCTTATTACCTCATCACATCAGGCGCTATAACATTGTTCAAATGA
- a CDS encoding group III truncated hemoglobin: MKEIENIDDIKLFVDEFYGKVRLDELIGPVFLEKIEDWQHHLEKLYAFWNAALFGVPGFRGNPFARHAPLQIGPEHFERWLKLFNETIDRHFEGNIAFEAKNRAELMAFMFLSRLQKMGNGAGKVVF, translated from the coding sequence ATGAAAGAAATAGAAAACATCGATGATATCAAACTTTTTGTAGACGAGTTTTATGGGAAGGTAAGGCTTGATGAACTGATTGGTCCTGTTTTCCTGGAAAAAATCGAAGACTGGCAGCACCACCTCGAAAAATTATACGCTTTTTGGAATGCGGCCTTGTTTGGTGTGCCTGGTTTCAGAGGCAATCCATTTGCCAGGCATGCGCCATTACAGATTGGCCCGGAGCATTTTGAACGCTGGTTGAAATTATTTAATGAAACCATAGACCGCCACTTTGAGGGTAATATCGCTTTTGAAGCAAAAAACCGTGCCGAACTGATGGCTTTTATGTTTTTAAGCAGGCTGCAAAAAATGGGAAACGGGGCCGGGAAAGTTGTTTTTTGA
- a CDS encoding cupin domain-containing protein, whose amino-acid sequence MQELQKNDHYKIIGIEISAGTNMPRHFTTSDAYVIVESGNALLIYKSETSELKKGMSLSIPSHEPHILKVIEDFKAYIVLANDAVITYSVL is encoded by the coding sequence ATGCAGGAACTCCAAAAGAATGATCATTACAAAATTATCGGCATAGAAATATCAGCCGGCACCAATATGCCAAGGCATTTTACTACGTCGGATGCCTATGTCATCGTCGAATCAGGGAATGCCCTGTTGATCTATAAAAGTGAAACCTCCGAGCTGAAAAAAGGCATGAGCCTCTCCATTCCTTCACATGAGCCACACATACTCAAAGTTATTGAAGATTTTAAAGCCTACATCGTACTGGCGAATGATGCGGTGATTACCTATTCTGTCCTATAA
- a CDS encoding hemerythrin domain-containing protein produces MKNKPIKRSPHMVELSKDHHAGLLFSWKVKEGLKRGAELPRIKMYVDYFWAHHLKVHFQEEEVLLFNRIEGDTLSQQGRNEHQAIQNRINRLNSNENAAKDEYHELAELLIKHIRFEERILFPHLEQILPSSALTSVEAYLTQQHPVPFKDNYADEFWIEKK; encoded by the coding sequence ATGAAAAACAAACCTATCAAACGAAGCCCGCATATGGTTGAGCTCTCCAAAGATCACCATGCGGGGCTACTTTTCAGTTGGAAAGTAAAAGAAGGGTTGAAAAGAGGTGCCGAGCTTCCCCGGATCAAAATGTATGTGGATTACTTCTGGGCGCATCATTTAAAGGTGCATTTCCAGGAAGAAGAAGTCTTATTATTCAACCGGATAGAGGGAGATACCCTTTCTCAGCAGGGTAGAAATGAGCATCAAGCGATTCAAAACCGCATCAACAGGCTAAATAGCAATGAAAATGCTGCAAAGGATGAATATCATGAATTAGCGGAACTGCTCATAAAGCATATCCGCTTTGAAGAAAGAATATTATTCCCCCATTTAGAACAGATACTTCCTTCATCTGCCTTGACAAGCGTTGAAGCGTATTTGACCCAGCAGCACCCGGTACCGTTTAAAGACAATTATGCTGATGAATTCTGGATTGAAAAAAAATAA
- a CDS encoding 2Fe-2S iron-sulfur cluster-binding family protein produces the protein MQAPAKNITISVSYEGECHEIQTYTNEYRSLMMLIYDRICTESFGECLGMGKCGTCMVEVISCRRQPTGYDRNEDMTLLRNISAKENIRLSCQLIVDENMDGLKVKVLS, from the coding sequence ATGCAGGCGCCCGCAAAAAATATCACGATATCGGTAAGTTATGAGGGGGAATGCCACGAAATTCAAACTTATACCAATGAATACCGAAGCCTGATGATGCTGATCTATGACAGGATCTGTACCGAAAGTTTCGGGGAATGTCTGGGCATGGGAAAATGCGGGACCTGCATGGTGGAGGTCATTAGCTGCCGCCGGCAGCCGACAGGGTATGATCGCAATGAAGACATGACATTACTCAGAAACATATCTGCAAAAGAAAATATCAGACTATCCTGTCAATTGATTGTCGATGAAAATATGGATGGACTGAAGGTTAAAGTTTTATCATAA
- a CDS encoding cupin domain-containing protein, with translation MIVKEVKWALKDATAPIVKVLQKSEHVKVIVLGFKKGLGLKEHKTNVATKLVVIEGSINYTEGSASVIIDSFEDMDIPVNAPHAVEALEDSICFLIQG, from the coding sequence ATGATTGTGAAAGAAGTTAAATGGGCGCTTAAAGATGCCACTGCGCCAATAGTAAAAGTGCTTCAAAAAAGTGAGCACGTCAAAGTTATTGTGCTTGGATTTAAAAAGGGGCTGGGACTTAAGGAACATAAGACAAATGTAGCGACCAAATTGGTGGTGATCGAGGGCAGCATAAATTACACAGAAGGCAGTGCATCGGTCATCATCGATTCCTTTGAGGATATGGATATCCCAGTTAACGCTCCGCACGCTGTGGAAGCACTGGAAGATAGTATTTGTTTCCTCATTCAAGGATAA
- a CDS encoding NAD(P)/FAD-dependent oxidoreductase, protein MITTDICIVGAGPVGLFAVFEAGLLKMRCHLIDVLPQVGGQLSEIYPQKPIYDIPGYPEINAQELVTRLMEQIKPFHPGFTLGERVETVDRQDDGSLIVKTNGQTAVSCQVLVIAGGLGCFEPRKPDIDRLIEFEGKGVAYMVKDPETFRNRQVVLAGGGDSALDWAIYLANIAARVTLIHRGNTFRGTPDTAEKVFELAKAGDIDLILQSNVTGLDGRENLEVVSVQGQQQALTLLPADHFIPLFGLSPKLGPIANWGLNMDKSAIEVNTTDFSTNVARIYAIGDINTYPGKLKLILCGFHEAALMAQGAFKYVYPDQKLSFKYTTVYGVPEF, encoded by the coding sequence ATGATCACAACGGATATCTGTATAGTAGGTGCCGGGCCTGTGGGGTTATTTGCCGTATTCGAGGCAGGCCTGCTAAAGATGCGCTGTCACCTGATCGATGTGCTGCCACAGGTAGGCGGGCAACTATCTGAAATATATCCTCAAAAACCGATCTATGACATACCCGGTTATCCCGAAATCAATGCGCAGGAACTGGTCACCAGATTGATGGAGCAGATCAAACCTTTTCATCCTGGTTTTACCCTTGGTGAACGCGTGGAAACAGTGGACCGCCAGGATGATGGCTCCCTGATCGTAAAAACAAACGGCCAAACTGCTGTTTCTTGTCAGGTGTTAGTAATTGCCGGAGGTCTGGGGTGTTTTGAACCGCGCAAGCCGGATATTGACCGCCTCATTGAATTCGAGGGGAAAGGAGTGGCCTATATGGTTAAAGATCCGGAAACGTTCCGGAACCGGCAGGTAGTTTTAGCCGGAGGCGGAGATTCAGCACTTGACTGGGCCATCTACCTGGCAAATATTGCTGCCAGGGTGACTTTGATACACCGCGGAAATACCTTTCGGGGCACACCCGATACAGCGGAAAAGGTTTTCGAACTGGCAAAAGCGGGGGATATTGATCTAATACTCCAATCCAATGTAACGGGCTTAGACGGGCGTGAGAATTTGGAAGTGGTTTCCGTCCAGGGACAGCAGCAAGCACTAACGCTTTTACCGGCAGATCATTTTATTCCATTGTTTGGCCTGAGCCCAAAGCTTGGCCCGATAGCAAACTGGGGTTTAAACATGGATAAATCAGCTATCGAAGTGAACACAACAGACTTCTCAACCAATGTAGCCCGTATCTATGCGATCGGCGACATTAATACCTATCCGGGTAAGCTGAAATTGATTTTATGCGGTTTTCATGAAGCGGCCCTAATGGCGCAGGGTGCCTTTAAATATGTTTATCCTGATCAGAAATTAAGTTTTAAATATACAACGGTTTATGGGGTTCCGGAATTTTAG
- a CDS encoding 2Fe-2S iron-sulfur cluster-binding protein produces MIKITVENRNGEIAALEIPCNLNLSLMEVLKAADYDILATCGGIALCATCHVKVLKGAETLTPAGDQELDMLEMLPDAGPLSRLSCQLRINEEMDGMVFRIANQD; encoded by the coding sequence ATGATAAAGATCACTGTAGAAAATAGAAATGGGGAAATCGCAGCATTAGAAATACCCTGCAATTTAAACCTGAGCCTGATGGAGGTTCTGAAGGCTGCGGATTATGATATTTTAGCCACCTGTGGCGGAATAGCGCTCTGCGCAACCTGCCACGTAAAGGTATTGAAGGGCGCGGAAACGCTCACGCCCGCCGGCGACCAGGAACTGGATATGCTGGAAATGCTGCCTGATGCCGGTCCATTGAGCCGGTTATCCTGCCAGCTACGGATTAACGAGGAGATGGACGGAATGGTTTTTCGCATAGCAAACCAGGATTAA
- a CDS encoding uracil-DNA glycosylase family protein gives METLLNKIRLCDVCRYQLPLGQKPIVQLGAFSKIIVIGQAPGRRAHETGTPWNDVSGRKLREWMGIDEQIFYNTAHISIMPIGFCYPGKGKSGDAAPRRECAPLWHPQILEQITGTPLILLIGQYAQRYYLKKARKSSLTETVKNYKSFLPEYFPLPHPSPRNRHWMKANPWFMEETIPALKNMIREVL, from the coding sequence ATGGAAACCCTGTTAAATAAAATACGATTATGTGATGTTTGCAGGTATCAGCTGCCTTTAGGGCAGAAACCAATTGTGCAGTTAGGTGCCTTCTCTAAAATCATCGTTATCGGCCAGGCTCCCGGGAGACGCGCCCATGAAACAGGAACACCCTGGAACGATGTAAGCGGAAGAAAATTAAGAGAATGGATGGGCATAGATGAACAGATCTTTTATAATACCGCTCATATCTCGATTATGCCCATCGGTTTTTGCTATCCCGGAAAAGGGAAATCTGGAGATGCCGCCCCCCGGCGCGAATGCGCGCCCTTATGGCATCCACAGATCTTAGAGCAGATAACGGGCACGCCCCTTATTTTACTTATCGGACAATACGCCCAGCGTTATTATTTGAAAAAAGCGCGTAAAAGCAGCCTGACGGAGACAGTAAAGAACTACAAAAGCTTTCTTCCTGAATATTTCCCGCTGCCGCACCCTTCCCCCCGAAACCGCCACTGGATGAAAGCAAACCCCTGGTTTATGGAGGAAACGATTCCAGCGTTGAAAAATATGATCCGGGAAGTCCTGTAA
- a CDS encoding isocitrate lyase/PEP mutase family protein has product MTAHHYRGKADLFNQLHHNGPLLILPNIWDPLGALLLESLGYPAVATASAAIAFANGYPDGEKIPFDDLLLILQKIVRCVKIPVTVDIESGYAENNAMLKENIKKLIDVGIVGINLEDSTPGAKFIIPVEEQCKKISLIKETSIAMGCPLFINARTDVYLKEHSLSENEKRSTSIQRGKAYKEAGADGFYPILLKNKEDIETIIQEVTLPVNLLLLPGIPGFDTLRTMAVSRVSLGPGFLKISVNALKSLAEKLLQDEGMFVLAKNPVTTDYLKDLIDKI; this is encoded by the coding sequence ATGACAGCACATCATTATCGCGGCAAGGCCGATTTATTCAACCAGCTTCATCACAACGGTCCGCTATTGATACTTCCTAATATATGGGACCCCCTGGGGGCCTTGCTGCTGGAAAGTTTAGGTTACCCGGCTGTAGCAACTGCAAGCGCTGCGATTGCATTTGCTAATGGCTATCCTGACGGAGAAAAAATCCCATTTGATGACCTATTGCTCATTTTACAAAAAATCGTCCGTTGCGTAAAAATTCCTGTAACCGTCGACATTGAAAGCGGCTATGCGGAAAACAATGCTATGCTGAAAGAAAATATCAAAAAGCTTATCGACGTGGGGATTGTGGGCATAAATTTGGAGGACAGCACACCTGGCGCAAAATTTATTATTCCTGTTGAGGAGCAATGTAAAAAAATCAGCCTGATCAAGGAAACGTCCATAGCAATGGGATGCCCGCTTTTTATTAATGCCAGAACGGATGTTTACCTAAAGGAACACTCTTTGTCAGAAAATGAGAAACGTTCAACAAGCATCCAAAGAGGAAAAGCTTATAAAGAAGCCGGTGCAGATGGTTTTTATCCTATTCTCCTGAAGAACAAAGAAGATATTGAAACCATTATTCAAGAAGTTACCCTTCCGGTAAATTTGCTGTTGCTTCCAGGTATTCCGGGGTTTGATACGTTAAGGACAATGGCGGTGTCGCGGGTAAGTCTCGGTCCTGGATTTTTAAAAATATCCGTCAACGCACTGAAAAGCCTGGCGGAGAAATTACTGCAGGATGAAGGAATGTTTGTACTGGCTAAAAATCCGGTAACCACCGATTACCTGAAAGATTTAATCGATAAAATATAA
- a CDS encoding carboxymuconolactone decarboxylase family protein, translating into MKRISIKDVEPKAYLAMLGLENYISSSAISPFLRELIKIRASQINGCAYCIDMHTQEALKIGETQRRIFALSAWKESPLFSEEERMVLHLTEEVTLISADGVSDETYDNLVKTFGENVVAQLIMQVIIINSWNRIAVSTKQIFE; encoded by the coding sequence ATGAAAAGAATATCAATAAAAGACGTCGAGCCTAAAGCCTACCTGGCCATGCTTGGCCTGGAGAATTATATAAGTAGTTCCGCGATTTCACCCTTTTTGCGTGAACTCATAAAAATACGGGCGTCACAGATTAATGGTTGTGCTTATTGCATCGATATGCACACACAGGAAGCGCTGAAGATCGGGGAAACTCAAAGGAGGATTTTTGCACTGTCAGCATGGAAAGAATCTCCCTTATTCTCCGAAGAAGAAAGAATGGTGTTGCATTTAACAGAAGAAGTGACGCTAATCTCAGCTGATGGGGTCAGCGATGAGACCTATGATAACCTTGTCAAAACTTTTGGGGAGAACGTGGTGGCGCAGCTGATCATGCAGGTAATTATTATAAACTCATGGAACAGGATAGCCGTTTCTACGAAACAGATTTTCGAATGA
- a CDS encoding molybdopterin-dependent oxidoreductase: MFTNFNEAERKLRYPDDRRFFIGIKPAVFVIFLIILLATAGLAWFQYLVFGLPPDPSLSLPVRRYAAPAGFPIWLNLSHWVNFFFLILIIRSGLSILADHARLYWNNGCSPNSEWLRFTPVKVPDDEVWTAKEDARYISPVIGLPGYRHTIGLARHWHFLTVPFFLLNGAAFIALLFFTDQWERLVPTSWQVLPDSWNVFVHYATFHMPIEPNGFYHFNALQQISYFAVVFLLAPVAMLSGMAMSPAIENRLHWLPKLFGNRQGARSVHFLVMLAFVVFIIIHVAMIAATGLVRNMNHITVGSDNPDNRIGIYIGSGIILITIAFAFLAHWISWQRPRSLQRAEAAINGRLWHLSINKLAPKAYYKKKDISPYFWVNGKIPDSAEWRDLAASEFKDYRLKIGGLVDNPVELSLEELKKMDLEQNITMHHCIQGWSGIAEWGGLPLSKLIELVKPHPSVTTVAFYSFGEGLFGGTYYDTHSLDNCMKPASILAWEMNYQPLSATHGAPLRLRVENQLGYKMVKWISKIEFLETHLHTGKGFGGKNEDDEYFDLLADT, encoded by the coding sequence ATGTTTACCAACTTTAATGAAGCAGAGCGAAAACTACGCTATCCGGATGACCGGCGGTTTTTTATTGGAATAAAACCGGCGGTGTTTGTGATTTTTCTTATTATCCTGCTGGCAACAGCGGGACTCGCCTGGTTTCAATACCTGGTATTTGGCCTTCCCCCTGACCCCTCCCTGTCCCTGCCGGTGAGGAGATATGCTGCTCCGGCGGGCTTTCCCATATGGTTAAACCTCAGCCATTGGGTTAACTTTTTTTTTCTCATACTTATTATCCGGAGCGGGCTTTCCATTTTGGCAGACCATGCCCGTTTATATTGGAACAATGGTTGTTCTCCAAATTCAGAGTGGTTGCGGTTTACACCCGTGAAAGTACCTGATGACGAAGTTTGGACGGCTAAAGAAGATGCCCGCTATATTAGTCCGGTTATCGGCCTGCCCGGTTACCGCCACACCATTGGCCTGGCCAGGCACTGGCATTTTCTGACGGTTCCCTTTTTTTTGCTCAATGGCGCTGCATTTATTGCGTTATTGTTTTTTACTGATCAGTGGGAACGCCTTGTTCCGACGTCATGGCAGGTGCTCCCCGATTCCTGGAATGTGTTTGTCCATTATGCGACCTTTCACATGCCCATTGAGCCCAATGGCTTTTATCATTTTAATGCACTTCAGCAAATATCATACTTTGCGGTCGTCTTTTTACTCGCGCCAGTTGCTATGCTTAGTGGCATGGCCATGTCACCGGCTATTGAAAACCGGCTGCATTGGCTTCCTAAACTTTTTGGCAACAGGCAGGGTGCCCGTTCGGTTCATTTTTTAGTCATGCTTGCATTTGTAGTTTTTATTATCATCCATGTGGCCATGATAGCCGCTACCGGCCTCGTGCGCAATATGAACCACATTACCGTTGGTAGCGATAATCCTGACAATCGAATAGGAATATATATTGGATCAGGTATTATTTTAATAACGATAGCCTTTGCTTTTCTGGCTCATTGGATTTCCTGGCAGCGGCCTCGTTCATTACAACGTGCGGAGGCGGCTATCAACGGCAGGCTGTGGCATTTATCAATCAACAAATTAGCCCCCAAAGCATATTATAAGAAAAAAGACATTTCGCCTTATTTCTGGGTAAATGGCAAAATCCCTGATTCCGCCGAATGGCGCGACCTTGCTGCAAGTGAATTTAAAGATTATAGGCTTAAAATAGGCGGCCTGGTTGACAATCCGGTTGAACTATCTCTTGAAGAGCTTAAAAAAATGGATTTGGAGCAAAACATCACGATGCATCATTGCATACAAGGCTGGTCAGGAATTGCCGAATGGGGCGGCTTGCCGCTTAGCAAACTGATTGAATTGGTCAAGCCCCATCCTTCCGTTACTACAGTGGCATTCTATTCTTTTGGCGAGGGGCTTTTTGGCGGAACCTATTATGATACCCATAGTTTGGACAATTGCATGAAACCGGCATCCATACTGGCCTGGGAGATGAATTATCAGCCCCTTTCTGCAACACACGGTGCGCCGCTAAGGCTTAGGGTAGAAAATCAGTTGGGATATAAAATGGTCAAATGGATCAGCAAAATTGAATTTTTAGAAACCCATCTGCATACCGGTAAGGGGTTTGGCGGTAAGAATGAGGATGATGAATATTTTGATCTGCTGGCCGATACTTAG
- a CDS encoding Rossmann-fold NAD(P)-binding domain-containing protein, with amino-acid sequence MRAVVYSIKPFEKEFLAKANQKKHHITLITNPLNLESAMYAKGKEAVFVFTNDAVSEQVISRLADLGVRHLATCATSIRSTSKKGTDRSNNKSVDSMAYPPGAPEIARQTIQNLDRWQENKSAGKQATIQVITIKNDLSN; translated from the coding sequence ATGAGAGCAGTTGTCTATAGCATAAAACCATTTGAAAAAGAGTTCCTGGCAAAGGCCAATCAGAAAAAGCATCATATTACTTTAATCACCAATCCGCTGAACCTGGAAAGCGCCATGTATGCTAAAGGAAAAGAAGCGGTATTTGTCTTCACCAACGATGCCGTTTCTGAACAGGTAATTAGCCGGCTGGCCGATTTAGGGGTCAGGCATCTCGCGACATGCGCTACATCCATTCGAAGCACCAGTAAGAAAGGGACAGACCGATCCAACAACAAATCTGTTGACAGTATGGCTTATCCGCCGGGAGCCCCTGAAATAGCCAGACAGACCATACAAAATCTTGACCGGTGGCAGGAAAATAAATCTGCCGGTAAACAAGCGACGATCCAGGTAATTACGATAAAGAACGATCTTTCAAATTAA